A portion of the Herpetosiphon gulosus genome contains these proteins:
- a CDS encoding MarR family transcriptional regulator, with protein sequence MQRHHIDRLVEDLFTLAPQLHRLVDLEVRRQLDGVTSAAQLRMLNELQHGPQSLSSLARQQHVSPQAISELLPALVERGWIERIPHPQDRRQQLLQLTNAGLDAVRQAQTQAHKQLTAHVAGLSEVELSIVAAALPALQRLLDLAKRADEGS encoded by the coding sequence ATGCAGCGGCATCATATTGATCGACTCGTCGAAGATTTATTCACACTCGCGCCCCAACTCCATCGTTTGGTTGATCTTGAGGTGCGGCGGCAACTCGATGGTGTTACCAGCGCTGCCCAATTGCGCATGTTGAACGAACTTCAGCATGGCCCTCAATCGCTGAGTAGTTTGGCTCGCCAACAGCATGTTAGCCCGCAAGCGATCAGCGAACTGCTGCCAGCGCTAGTTGAGCGCGGTTGGATCGAGCGGATTCCCCACCCCCAAGATCGGCGACAACAGCTTTTACAATTAACTAACGCAGGCTTGGATGCGGTGCGTCAAGCCCAAACCCAAGCCCACAAACAGCTGACTGCCCATGTTGCTGGCCTGAGTGAGGTTGAATTGAGCATCGTCGCGGCGGCCTTACCTGCCTTGCAACGCTTGCTCGATTTGGCCAAACGCGCCGATGAGGGGTCTTAG
- a CDS encoding TetR/AcrR family transcriptional regulator, with product MATQNPEASLNQRRRSQILDAAAQVFAQQGFHQTTIRQVAKAAGIADGTIYLYFASKHELLLGILERLNDREQREIDFTQALDSRPSGFIASYFEERVGRLMEQMTDLQAALPAVLSDRSLRERYFREIFGPTFELANPVVQLWIDQGILRPAQAELLTRSLASSILGLVVLRMLGDEVAINQWPELARTTINLVLYGILQEPPHE from the coding sequence ATGGCAACCCAAAACCCTGAAGCATCGCTCAACCAACGCCGCCGAAGCCAAATTCTTGATGCTGCTGCCCAAGTGTTTGCCCAGCAAGGCTTTCATCAAACTACCATTCGTCAAGTTGCCAAGGCCGCAGGCATCGCCGATGGCACAATTTATCTTTATTTTGCCAGCAAACACGAGTTACTGCTAGGGATTTTGGAGCGTTTGAACGATCGCGAACAACGCGAAATTGATTTTACCCAAGCCCTCGATAGTCGGCCCAGTGGTTTTATTGCCAGCTATTTCGAAGAACGGGTGGGGCGACTGATGGAGCAGATGACTGATTTGCAGGCAGCCCTACCAGCGGTGCTAAGCGATAGAAGTCTGCGCGAACGTTATTTTCGCGAAATTTTTGGCCCAACTTTTGAGCTTGCCAATCCAGTTGTCCAGTTATGGATTGATCAGGGGATTTTGCGGCCAGCCCAAGCTGAATTATTGACCCGCTCGTTGGCAAGCAGCATTCTTGGTTTGGTGGTCTTGCGCATGTTGGGCGATGAGGTTGCCATCAATCAATGGCCTGAATTAGCCCGTACCACCATCAATTTGGTGTTGTATGGCATTCTCCAGGAGCCACCACATGAGTAG
- a CDS encoding cytochrome P450, translating into MSSLSRETKLTQPVLNLTDRQFKADPFSIYAQLRRDNPVAKAKLGSMPTWIVTRYDDVVEILKNDRVFVKNYKNAQSLEQQRKRPWMPESLRALESNMLDQDNPDHLRLRSLVHKAFTPQRMEEMRPRIQAIAESLLISTQQRRRGDLIADFALPLPLTVIVELLGIPTEDRQKFHRWAKYVLNSPTMLNIMLAIPAIMAQMKYLKQLFAKRRSNPQDDLLTALVQAEADGDRFSEAELVAMVFLLMLAGHETTVNLISSGTLALLQHPEQLTLLRRSPELIKSAVEELVRFTAPVETATERYAAEDVMIADTKIAKGEMVLVALASANRDQRQFTNPDQLDITREKNRHVGFGLGIHYCLGAPLARMEAQIGLQLLTNLRPNLRLAVPAEQLRWRSTAVVRGLAALPVEW; encoded by the coding sequence ATGAGTAGTTTATCGCGTGAAACAAAGCTCACCCAACCAGTCTTGAATTTGACTGATCGCCAGTTTAAGGCTGATCCGTTCAGCATCTATGCTCAGTTACGCCGTGATAATCCAGTTGCCAAGGCCAAACTTGGCTCGATGCCAACTTGGATTGTTACTCGCTACGATGATGTCGTTGAAATTCTGAAAAACGATCGGGTTTTTGTCAAAAACTATAAGAATGCCCAATCGTTGGAGCAACAACGCAAACGTCCTTGGATGCCTGAATCGTTGCGGGCGCTCGAAAGCAACATGCTCGATCAAGATAACCCCGACCATCTGCGCTTACGTTCGCTGGTGCATAAAGCGTTTACCCCGCAACGCATGGAAGAAATGCGGCCACGCATTCAGGCGATTGCTGAATCGTTATTAATTAGCACCCAACAGCGTCGCCGTGGCGATTTAATTGCCGATTTTGCCTTGCCCCTGCCATTAACCGTAATTGTCGAATTGCTCGGCATTCCAACTGAGGATCGCCAAAAATTCCATCGTTGGGCCAAATATGTCTTGAACAGCCCAACCATGCTCAATATAATGTTAGCAATTCCCGCGATTATGGCCCAGATGAAATATCTCAAACAACTGTTTGCCAAACGTCGTAGCAACCCCCAAGACGATTTGCTAACAGCATTGGTGCAAGCCGAAGCCGATGGCGATCGGTTTAGTGAAGCTGAATTAGTGGCCATGGTCTTTTTACTGATGCTAGCAGGCCATGAAACTACGGTCAATCTGATTTCGTCGGGAACCTTAGCGTTATTGCAGCATCCTGAGCAGTTGACCTTGTTGCGGCGTTCGCCAGAACTAATCAAATCGGCAGTCGAGGAATTGGTGCGTTTTACCGCGCCAGTTGAAACCGCGACCGAGCGTTACGCTGCTGAAGATGTGATGATTGCTGACACCAAAATTGCCAAGGGCGAAATGGTGTTGGTTGCGCTGGCCTCAGCCAATCGTGATCAACGCCAATTTACTAACCCTGATCAACTAGACATAACCCGCGAAAAGAATCGCCATGTTGGCTTTGGTTTGGGTATTCACTACTGCTTGGGTGCGCCTTTAGCCCGCATGGAAGCGCAAATTGGCCTGCAATTATTGACTAATCTGCGTCCAAACTTGCGCCTTGCCGTGCCCGCTGAGCAATTGCGCTGGCGCTCGACCGCAGTGGTGCGCGGCTTGGCCGCCCTGCCCGTGGAGTGGTAA
- a CDS encoding alpha/beta hydrolase → MAHHNTAQGHYAELNGLRLYYEIHGSGTPLLLLHGGVNPSATFGPTLTELATTHQVIAVHLQGHGYTLDIDRPLRREFLADDMAALLEFLKLPQADVMGYSMGGAVALQLAIRHPALVRRVVLVSTPMRRADAYPEVIAGFDGMTANAPHVAAAVQQSPLAQRYPDVDWAQLFAKLGEMLAHDYDWADAVATLKLPVMLVFADADCWRPEGIVAFYRQLGGGMRDGGMDGSGRPAGQLAIVPGTTHHTLLATPLVAQLVTSFLQA, encoded by the coding sequence ATGGCTCATCACAATACGGCGCAAGGACACTACGCCGAACTCAACGGACTGCGACTCTACTATGAGATTCATGGTAGCGGCACACCACTGTTACTGCTGCACGGCGGTGTCAACCCCAGCGCTACCTTTGGTCCAACATTGACGGAACTCGCAACGACACACCAAGTGATCGCGGTGCATTTGCAGGGCCACGGCTACACGCTCGATATTGACCGACCGCTACGCCGCGAGTTTCTGGCAGACGATATGGCGGCACTACTAGAATTCTTGAAGCTACCGCAAGCCGATGTTATGGGTTATTCGATGGGTGGTGCCGTGGCATTGCAGCTGGCCATCCGTCATCCTGCGCTGGTGCGCCGAGTCGTGCTGGTCTCAACGCCGATGCGCCGTGCTGATGCCTACCCAGAGGTGATTGCTGGCTTTGATGGGATGACTGCCAATGCGCCGCATGTTGCTGCCGCCGTGCAGCAATCGCCGCTTGCCCAACGCTATCCCGATGTCGATTGGGCGCAGCTCTTTGCCAAGCTGGGCGAGATGCTGGCGCATGACTATGACTGGGCGGACGCAGTGGCAACGTTGAAGCTGCCCGTGATGCTGGTCTTTGCCGATGCCGACTGCTGGCGACCCGAAGGGATCGTGGCGTTCTATCGCCAGCTGGGTGGTGGCATGCGTGATGGCGGAATGGATGGCTCTGGTCGCCCCGCTGGCCAGCTGGCAATTGTGCCGGGCACGACCCACCATACGCTGCTCGCAACACCGCTCGTAGCCCAGCTCGTCACGTCCTTTCTACAAGCCTAG
- a CDS encoding NAD(P)/FAD-dependent oxidoreductase, with protein MQAIDLDVLIVGAGLSGISAAYYLQTRCPHKRYTILEGRKAIGGTWDLFRYPGIRSDSDMYTLGYAFRPWHSSQAIADGASILQYIRETAQIYGIDQQINFEHMVRRIRWSSEQALWTVEVERLAAGDWVQYRCNFLYMCGGYYDYTQGYTPEWPSLSQFEGRVVHPQAWPQNLDYRDQRVVVIGSGATAITLVPAMAAQAQHVTMLQRSPTYVVAQPASDARAEQLRRWLPAKLAFHVIRWRAIIQGIVYYVLMRTLPKVAKRALINMAQQALGDSYDAKIHFSPNYNPWDQRLCLAPDGDFFKALKSGQASVVTDQIEQFTATGIQLQSGQHVAADLIVTATGLNLRLLSGIEIVVDGRKVELGTSLNYKGMMLSDVPNLALAFGYTNASWTLKCELTSMYVCRLLNYMDRHGYTSCMPKNFNPTMATEPALSFTSSYVQRVIKHLPRQGRQRPWRLYQNYLLDLLMLRLGSLDDGNMEFFRAWPSQRQVE; from the coding sequence ATGCAAGCGATCGATCTTGATGTGCTAATTGTGGGCGCTGGTTTGTCGGGCATTAGTGCAGCCTATTATCTGCAAACCCGCTGCCCACACAAACGCTATACGATTCTCGAAGGGCGCAAGGCGATTGGCGGTACATGGGATTTGTTTCGTTACCCCGGCATTCGTTCGGATTCGGATATGTACACGCTGGGCTATGCTTTTCGCCCGTGGCATAGTTCGCAGGCAATCGCCGATGGTGCGTCAATTTTGCAGTATATTCGCGAAACGGCCCAAATCTATGGCATCGATCAACAAATTAACTTTGAACATATGGTGCGCCGGATCAGGTGGTCGTCGGAGCAGGCGCTCTGGACGGTGGAGGTTGAGCGCTTGGCTGCGGGCGATTGGGTTCAATATCGCTGTAATTTTTTGTATATGTGCGGCGGTTATTACGATTACACCCAAGGCTACACGCCTGAATGGCCGAGCTTGAGCCAATTTGAAGGGCGAGTGGTGCATCCCCAAGCTTGGCCGCAAAATCTCGATTATCGCGATCAGCGGGTGGTGGTGATTGGTAGCGGCGCGACGGCAATTACCTTGGTTCCGGCCATGGCCGCACAAGCACAGCATGTGACAATGTTGCAACGTTCACCAACCTATGTCGTGGCCCAACCTGCCAGTGATGCCCGCGCCGAGCAGTTGCGGCGTTGGTTGCCTGCCAAATTGGCCTTTCACGTGATCCGCTGGCGAGCGATTATCCAAGGCATAGTTTATTATGTGTTGATGCGAACATTGCCGAAAGTTGCCAAACGCGCCTTGATTAACATGGCCCAGCAAGCACTTGGCGATAGCTATGATGCCAAAATTCACTTCAGCCCAAACTATAACCCGTGGGATCAACGGCTCTGTTTAGCGCCCGATGGCGATTTTTTCAAGGCGCTTAAATCGGGTCAAGCCAGCGTCGTGACAGACCAGATTGAGCAGTTCACCGCCACAGGTATTCAACTGCAATCGGGCCAGCATGTAGCAGCTGATCTAATTGTCACGGCAACTGGTTTGAATTTGCGCTTGCTCAGTGGCATTGAAATCGTCGTTGATGGCCGCAAAGTTGAATTAGGCACAAGCTTGAATTACAAAGGTATGATGCTCAGCGATGTGCCCAATTTGGCCCTGGCGTTTGGCTATACCAACGCTTCGTGGACGCTCAAATGCGAATTAACCTCAATGTATGTCTGCCGCTTGCTGAATTATATGGATCGCCATGGCTATACCAGTTGTATGCCCAAGAATTTTAACCCCACGATGGCGACTGAGCCAGCTCTTAGTTTTACCTCAAGCTATGTCCAACGGGTGATCAAGCATTTGCCCCGCCAAGGTCGCCAACGCCCATGGCGGCTCTACCAAAACTACCTACTCGATTTGCTGATGTTGCGGCTTGGTTCGCTCGATGATGGCAATATGGAGTTTTTTCGCGCTTGGCCTAGCCAACGCCAAGTTGAGTAA
- a CDS encoding deoxyribodipyrimidine photo-lyase — protein MPVICWFRRDLRLTDHRALYAAAEASAGAVIPVFILDDAILHDGYVGAALTAVTLAMLEALNHDLQQLGSRLIVRHGQPLAELQRLVSETHASGVYWNRDYLPYAIKRDTAVKQWLREQGLQAHSFHDSVLVEPEGLKTKTEQKPYLVYGSYVKRWSELAYHQAEQLVPAPSKLVAPPSDLASLPIPALADLGFDLQQTIPQVGEALAQQRLAQFFDRRRELSVLKYAEAREVPAEAGTSQLSVDLRMGTISIRQCLKQAVDLLTEPLTAEQRQGVDTWIKELAWRDYYTQLIYHNPHMLNGSLDPRYDQIEWRNDPTEFAAWQQGQTGYPIVDAGQRQLNQMAWMHNRVRMISASFLIKDLLIDWRWGERYFMRKLCDADITANNGGWQWAAGSSGPSAQPYFRIFNPIAQSKKHDPHGQYIRRFVPELANVPDRYIHEPWTMPPALQAHLGCVIGRDYPAPIVDHGLARERALNAYRTALQTSE, from the coding sequence ATGCCTGTGATTTGTTGGTTCCGTCGCGATTTACGCTTAACCGATCATCGCGCCTTGTATGCCGCAGCCGAAGCTAGCGCTGGGGCAGTTATTCCAGTTTTTATTTTGGATGATGCGATACTGCACGATGGCTATGTTGGAGCAGCCCTAACCGCCGTGACCCTCGCCATGCTCGAAGCACTCAATCACGATTTACAGCAACTCGGTAGCCGTTTGATTGTGCGCCATGGCCAGCCACTAGCCGAATTGCAACGGCTCGTTAGCGAAACCCACGCCAGCGGTGTGTATTGGAATCGCGATTATTTGCCCTATGCGATCAAACGCGATACGGCGGTGAAGCAGTGGTTGCGTGAACAAGGCTTGCAAGCCCATTCGTTTCACGATAGCGTTTTAGTCGAGCCAGAGGGGCTAAAAACCAAAACCGAGCAAAAGCCCTATTTGGTCTATGGATCATATGTCAAGCGCTGGAGCGAATTAGCCTATCACCAAGCTGAGCAACTTGTGCCTGCCCCAAGCAAGCTTGTGGCCCCGCCAAGCGATTTGGCGAGTTTGCCAATTCCAGCTTTGGCTGATTTGGGCTTCGATTTGCAGCAAACGATTCCGCAGGTTGGCGAAGCACTTGCCCAACAACGCTTGGCCCAGTTTTTTGATCGGCGGCGGGAGCTTTCGGTGCTCAAGTATGCCGAGGCCCGCGAAGTGCCTGCTGAAGCCGGAACCTCACAGCTTTCAGTTGATTTGCGCATGGGCACGATTTCGATTCGCCAATGCTTGAAACAGGCTGTCGATCTGTTGACCGAGCCATTAACTGCCGAGCAACGTCAAGGAGTCGATACTTGGATCAAGGAATTGGCTTGGCGCGATTACTACACCCAATTGATCTATCACAACCCGCATATGCTCAACGGCTCGCTCGATCCACGCTACGATCAGATTGAATGGCGTAACGATCCTACTGAATTTGCGGCGTGGCAACAAGGTCAAACCGGCTATCCGATTGTTGATGCAGGCCAGCGCCAGCTCAACCAAATGGCATGGATGCATAATCGAGTACGCATGATCAGTGCCTCTTTTTTGATCAAAGACTTGCTGATCGATTGGCGTTGGGGAGAGCGCTATTTTATGCGAAAGCTCTGTGATGCAGACATTACTGCCAATAACGGCGGTTGGCAGTGGGCAGCAGGCTCAAGCGGGCCATCAGCTCAACCCTATTTTCGCATTTTCAACCCGATTGCCCAGAGCAAAAAGCACGATCCGCACGGCCAGTATATTCGGCGATTTGTGCCCGAATTGGCCAACGTGCCCGATCGCTATATTCACGAGCCATGGACGATGCCGCCAGCTTTGCAAGCACATCTTGGCTGTGTGATTGGGCGTGATTATCCTGCGCCAATTGTCGATCATGGCTTGGCCCGCGAACGAGCCTTGAATGCCTATCGCACAGCCCTACAAACGAGTGAGTAA
- a CDS encoding reprolysin-like metallopeptidase has translation MRLGRSWMIIVAVMIIALLSVITATAMVSPSVSSSDGLWQNVDQQDIQQKGSREIIPVVYLTVALDLDLLQQHLRQVPQEAQTKVQQSGFILDLPLPDGQFGKFRVVESPIMAPELAAKFPEIRTFLAQSVDQPSTSARLDITPRGFHGMILSESGRIFIDPYSRNDTTNYIVYDARNFVADPSKLAERTGNDYELNPLGNLSSVIPERYSIGETLRTYRLAMAATGEYTTFHGGTVSSAMAAIVTSMNRVNGIYERDLSVRMQLIANNDLIVYTNGSTDPYTNNSGGTMLGQNQTNLTNVIGGANYDIGHVFSTGGGGVATLQSVCSSGSKARGVTGSSSPVGDAFDVDYVAHEIGHQFGGLHTFNGTTGSCGGSNRSSSAAYEPGSGSTIMAYAGICGSENLQPNSDFDFHVKSLEEISAFITTGGGATCGTTQATGNTPPVANAGSDYTIPANTPFELTASANDAEDNSLTYDWEQYDLGAASPPNTDNGTRPIFRSFNSTASNVRTLPKLSDILNNTSTIGESLPTTNRTLTFRLTVRDNHAGAGGYGLDTAVLTVNNTAGPFLVTAPNTEIAWTGGANESVTWNVANTTAAPISCANVDILLSKDGGNSFEALVSNTPNDGDETVVAPNVNAAAARIKVRCANNIFFDISNANFTINGVNITPTPVTPTNTPTNTPTRTPTSTPTQTSTPTQTATATPTASPTVSVTPTASTTPTPENYSVYLPVATKN, from the coding sequence ATGCGTCTTGGTCGTTCATGGATGATCATCGTTGCAGTTATGATCATTGCGCTGCTTAGTGTGATCACTGCAACTGCTATGGTCAGCCCCAGTGTCAGCTCATCGGATGGGCTTTGGCAGAATGTTGATCAACAGGACATTCAACAAAAAGGCTCACGCGAAATCATTCCAGTAGTGTACCTCACGGTCGCCTTAGATCTCGATTTATTGCAACAACACTTACGTCAAGTACCTCAAGAAGCGCAAACCAAAGTGCAACAATCTGGCTTCATTTTGGATTTGCCGCTGCCAGATGGTCAATTTGGCAAATTTCGCGTCGTCGAATCGCCAATTATGGCTCCTGAATTGGCCGCCAAGTTTCCCGAAATTCGCACCTTCTTGGCCCAATCAGTTGATCAACCTTCAACCAGCGCTCGGCTTGATATTACGCCACGTGGCTTTCATGGCATGATCTTGAGCGAATCAGGCCGGATTTTTATCGATCCCTACAGCCGCAACGACACTACCAACTATATTGTCTACGATGCTCGCAATTTTGTGGCCGACCCCAGCAAGTTGGCTGAACGCACAGGCAACGATTATGAGCTAAATCCATTGGGGAATCTATCATCGGTCATCCCTGAACGCTACTCAATTGGCGAAACTTTGCGCACCTATCGCTTGGCTATGGCCGCTACTGGCGAATACACCACCTTCCATGGTGGCACGGTCAGCAGCGCAATGGCAGCCATCGTCACCAGCATGAATCGGGTCAATGGCATCTACGAACGCGATCTCTCAGTGCGCATGCAATTGATCGCCAACAACGATCTAATCGTCTACACCAATGGCAGCACCGACCCCTACACCAACAATAGTGGCGGCACCATGCTTGGCCAAAACCAAACCAACTTGACCAACGTGATTGGCGGGGCCAACTACGATATTGGCCACGTATTTAGCACTGGCGGTGGTGGGGTCGCTACCTTACAATCAGTCTGTTCATCAGGCAGCAAAGCGCGTGGGGTAACCGGCTCAAGCTCACCAGTCGGCGATGCCTTCGATGTCGATTATGTGGCTCACGAAATTGGTCACCAATTTGGTGGCCTTCACACCTTCAACGGCACAACTGGCAGTTGTGGCGGCAGTAATCGCTCCAGTAGCGCTGCCTACGAGCCAGGCAGTGGCTCAACAATTATGGCTTACGCCGGGATTTGTGGCTCGGAAAACTTGCAACCAAACAGCGACTTCGACTTCCACGTCAAGAGTTTAGAAGAAATTTCAGCCTTCATCACAACTGGCGGCGGCGCAACCTGTGGTACAACCCAAGCCACCGGCAATACCCCACCAGTCGCCAATGCCGGCAGCGATTACACCATCCCAGCCAATACGCCATTCGAATTGACTGCTAGCGCCAACGATGCTGAAGACAATAGTTTGACCTACGATTGGGAACAATACGATTTGGGCGCAGCTTCACCACCCAATACCGATAATGGTACACGTCCCATCTTCCGCAGCTTCAATTCAACTGCTAGCAATGTGCGTACCTTGCCCAAGTTGAGCGATATTTTGAACAACACCAGCACAATTGGCGAATCGTTGCCAACCACCAACCGTACCCTGACCTTCCGCTTGACCGTGCGCGATAACCACGCTGGGGCTGGTGGTTATGGCTTGGATACGGCTGTGTTGACTGTCAACAACACTGCTGGACCATTCTTGGTAACTGCACCCAATACGGAGATCGCTTGGACAGGCGGTGCAAACGAGTCGGTCACGTGGAATGTGGCCAACACCACCGCCGCCCCAATTAGCTGTGCCAATGTTGATATTTTGCTCTCAAAAGATGGCGGCAATAGCTTTGAAGCCTTGGTCAGCAATACCCCCAACGATGGCGATGAAACTGTTGTTGCGCCAAATGTTAATGCTGCGGCGGCGCGGATCAAAGTGCGTTGTGCCAACAATATCTTCTTTGATATTTCCAATGCCAACTTTACAATCAACGGGGTTAACATCACGCCAACCCCAGTTACGCCAACCAATACCCCAACCAATACCCCAACTCGCACGCCAACATCAACGCCAACTCAAACATCAACGCCAACCCAAACCGCAACGGCGACACCAACGGCAAGCCCAACCGTCAGTGTGACACCGACGGCAAGCACTACCCCAACCCCTGAGAACTACAGTGTTTATCTGCCTGTAGCTACCAAAAATTAA
- a CDS encoding N-acetyltransferase, which produces MMIQIRPETNADLAAITSINQAAFGRIDEADSVNTLRQASTTISLVAELDAQIVGHILFSPVQYDQAPSRIKIWGLGPLAVLPSHQRTGIGAALVKAGLEACRQAAIQALVVLGDPAYYQRFGFRPAASWHLRCHYPVPAEVFMAMELVVGTLVDLDGTISYHPAFDGV; this is translated from the coding sequence ATGATGATTCAGATTCGACCTGAAACCAACGCCGATTTGGCCGCCATTACCAGCATCAATCAAGCAGCGTTTGGGCGGATTGATGAAGCAGATTCAGTCAATACATTACGTCAAGCAAGCACCACAATTTCGTTAGTTGCAGAATTAGATGCTCAGATTGTTGGGCATATTCTGTTCAGCCCGGTGCAGTATGATCAAGCGCCAAGCCGCATCAAGATTTGGGGCTTGGGGCCATTGGCGGTGTTACCAAGCCACCAACGTACAGGTATCGGTGCGGCCTTGGTCAAGGCTGGGCTTGAAGCTTGTCGTCAGGCGGCAATTCAGGCCTTAGTTGTCTTGGGTGATCCAGCGTATTACCAACGATTTGGCTTTCGGCCTGCCGCTAGCTGGCATTTGCGCTGCCACTACCCGGTGCCTGCCGAGGTTTTTATGGCAATGGAATTAGTTGTTGGGACATTAGTAGATTTAGATGGTACAATTTCATATCATCCAGCCTTTGATGGGGTATAA
- the metK gene encoding methionine adenosyltransferase has protein sequence MDATTFMRAPQFFFTSESVTEGHPDKICDQVSDAILDELLAQDPMSRVACETATTTGLIVVLGEVTTKGYVEVQDIVRKVVSDIGYTRGKFGFDAETCGIIVALHGQSPDIAQGVDVALEVRDDQASREAEIEKVGAGDQGMVFGFACNETDEFMPLTISLAHQLTRRLAKVRKTGEVGYLRPDGKSQVTVEYSHGKPVRVDTVLISTQHDPNVDNERIHKDVIELVIKPVIPEGMLDENTKIFINPTGRFVTGGPMGDSGLTGRKIIVDTYGGVARHGGGAFSGKDSTKVDRSAAYAARYVAKNIVAAGLAERFELQVSYAIGVSKPLSISFETFGTAKVSDEKLLELINKHFDLRPGAIIRDLDLRRPIYRQTAAYGHFGRSDVDLPWERTDKAELLRAEAGL, from the coding sequence CCACAGTTCTTCTTCACCTCAGAATCGGTGACTGAAGGACACCCCGATAAAATTTGTGACCAAGTTTCCGATGCGATCTTGGATGAATTGTTGGCCCAAGACCCCATGTCGCGGGTGGCTTGCGAAACCGCTACCACCACCGGCTTGATCGTGGTGCTTGGCGAAGTTACCACCAAGGGCTATGTTGAAGTCCAAGATATTGTACGCAAAGTCGTCAGCGATATCGGCTACACCCGTGGCAAGTTTGGCTTCGATGCCGAAACCTGTGGGATTATCGTCGCCTTGCACGGCCAATCGCCTGACATTGCTCAAGGCGTTGACGTGGCCTTGGAAGTACGCGATGATCAAGCCAGCCGCGAAGCTGAAATTGAAAAAGTTGGCGCTGGCGATCAAGGTATGGTTTTCGGGTTTGCTTGTAACGAAACCGATGAATTTATGCCTTTGACGATTTCGTTAGCTCACCAATTGACCCGTCGCTTGGCCAAAGTGCGCAAAACTGGCGAAGTCGGCTACTTGCGCCCCGACGGCAAGAGCCAAGTAACCGTCGAATATAGCCACGGCAAGCCTGTGCGCGTCGATACCGTGTTGATCTCAACCCAACATGATCCCAACGTCGATAACGAGCGGATTCACAAGGATGTGATCGAATTAGTGATCAAGCCTGTGATTCCTGAAGGCATGCTTGACGAAAACACCAAGATTTTCATCAACCCAACTGGGCGCTTCGTTACTGGCGGCCCAATGGGCGATTCAGGCTTGACTGGCCGCAAGATCATCGTTGATACCTACGGCGGGGTTGCTCGCCACGGTGGCGGCGCATTCTCAGGCAAAGATTCAACCAAGGTTGACCGCTCAGCTGCCTATGCTGCTCGCTATGTTGCCAAAAACATTGTGGCTGCTGGCTTAGCCGAACGCTTTGAATTGCAAGTCAGTTATGCAATCGGCGTTTCAAAGCCACTTTCAATCTCGTTTGAAACCTTTGGCACCGCCAAAGTCAGCGACGAAAAATTGTTGGAATTGATCAACAAGCACTTTGATCTGCGCCCAGGTGCGATCATCCGTGATCTCGATCTGCGCCGCCCAATCTATCGCCAAACCGCTGCCTACGGTCACTTTGGCCGCAGCGATGTCGATTTGCCATGGGAACGCACCGACAAAGCCGAATTGCTTCGCGCTGAAGCTGGCCTGTAA